A window of Jatrophihabitans sp. contains these coding sequences:
- the cobT gene encoding nicotinate-nucleotide--dimethylbenzimidazole phosphoribosyltransferase: MTASEQPSTSEQAPSTPEQAPSTSERPSTPEQAPSALRAALEGIDYPDADAAQAAKLRQDELTKPAGALGMLEELSIWASSTQGQCPPHAFERARVVVFAGDHGITAAGVSAYPAEVTAQMLANIAAGGAAVNVLAAAAGAGVRPLDLAVDHDTDPALSKYKIRRSSGRIDREDALSQDEAERALAAGIAIADEEIDSGAQLLIAGDMGIGNTTPASVLISVLAGVEPIKVVGRGTGIDDAGWARKCAAIRDARRRAWPHRQDLTRLLAVAGGADLAAMTGFMLQAAYRRTPVLLDGLVVSAAALVAQLGNPRVVHWLQAAHLSAEPAHELALQRLGLTPILRLGMRLGEGTGALVALPVLRAAALSLAQMATFAEAAVATRQPSGAELSAAELSAAELSATESDAGE, translated from the coding sequence ATGACCGCATCCGAGCAGCCGAGCACTTCCGAGCAGGCGCCGAGCACGCCCGAGCAGGCACCGAGCACTTCCGAGCGGCCGAGCACGCCCGAGCAGGCGCCGAGCGCGCTGCGGGCGGCGTTGGAGGGCATCGACTACCCCGACGCCGACGCCGCGCAGGCCGCCAAGCTCCGCCAGGACGAGCTGACCAAGCCGGCCGGGGCGCTCGGCATGCTCGAAGAGCTGTCGATCTGGGCCAGCAGCACCCAGGGACAGTGCCCGCCGCACGCCTTTGAACGCGCCCGGGTGGTGGTGTTCGCCGGCGATCACGGCATTACCGCCGCGGGGGTGTCGGCCTACCCGGCCGAGGTGACCGCGCAGATGCTGGCCAACATCGCTGCCGGCGGCGCCGCCGTCAACGTGCTGGCCGCCGCGGCCGGCGCCGGCGTCCGCCCGCTGGACCTGGCGGTGGACCATGACACCGATCCGGCGCTGTCGAAGTACAAGATCCGCCGCTCCAGCGGCCGGATCGACCGCGAGGACGCCCTCAGCCAGGACGAGGCGGAGCGGGCCCTGGCCGCCGGCATCGCCATCGCCGACGAGGAGATCGACAGCGGAGCGCAGTTGCTGATCGCCGGTGACATGGGGATCGGCAACACCACGCCGGCCTCGGTGCTGATCTCGGTGCTCGCCGGGGTCGAGCCGATCAAGGTGGTGGGCCGGGGCACCGGCATCGACGACGCCGGCTGGGCTCGCAAGTGCGCCGCCATCCGGGACGCCCGGCGCCGGGCCTGGCCGCATCGGCAGGACCTGACCCGGCTGCTGGCGGTGGCCGGCGGCGCCGACCTGGCGGCGATGACCGGCTTCATGCTGCAGGCCGCCTACCGCCGGACGCCGGTGCTGCTGGACGGCCTGGTGGTCAGCGCCGCGGCCCTGGTCGCCCAGCTGGGCAACCCGCGGGTGGTGCACTGGCTGCAGGCTGCGCACCTGTCGGCGGAGCCGGCACACGAGCTGGCCCTGCAGCGGCTGGGGCTGACGCCGATCCTGCGGCTGGGAATGCGGCTCGGAGAAGGCACCGGGGCGCTGGTGGCGTTGCCGGTGCTGCGGGCCGCCGCGCTGAGCCTGGCCCAGATGGCCACCTTCGCCGAAGCCGCGGTGGCCACCCGGCAGCCGAGCGGTGCCGAATTGAGCGCCGCGGAATTGAGCGCCGCGGAATTGAGCGCCACGGAATCGGACGCCGGGGAATGA
- a CDS encoding bifunctional adenosylcobinamide kinase/adenosylcobinamide-phosphate guanylyltransferase: MTARRRTLVLGGVRSGKSSWAERQLAGHDRVDYLATAAERDDADWARRIAEHRRRRPAHWRTVQTLELAAALAAPPAPLLVEDLGNWLARTIDRTGGWDGELSGLRVATVELVSAWRESPGRVVLVSNEVGSGIHPESRSGRIFADELGRLNTELAAHADEVVLVVAGLPLWLRTPPEQSGEQQ, encoded by the coding sequence TTGACGGCGCGACGGCGCACTCTGGTGCTCGGCGGCGTGCGGTCGGGCAAGTCGAGCTGGGCCGAGCGGCAGCTGGCCGGCCACGACCGGGTCGACTACCTCGCCACCGCGGCCGAGCGCGACGACGCCGACTGGGCCCGCCGGATCGCCGAACACCGCCGACGCCGGCCCGCGCACTGGCGAACCGTGCAGACCCTGGAGCTGGCCGCCGCGCTGGCCGCGCCGCCGGCGCCGCTGCTGGTGGAGGATCTCGGCAACTGGCTGGCCCGCACCATCGACCGCACCGGCGGCTGGGACGGCGAGCTGTCCGGCCTGCGCGTCGCGACCGTCGAGCTGGTGAGCGCCTGGCGCGAGAGTCCCGGACGGGTGGTGCTGGTGAGTAACGAGGTGGGCAGCGGCATCCACCCGGAGTCCAGATCAGGCCGGATCTTCGCCGACGAGCTGGGCCGGCTCAACACCGAACTGGCAGCGCACGCCGACGAGGTCGTCCTGGTGGTGGCAGGCCTGCCGTTGTGGCTGCGCACACCGCCCGAGCAGTCAGGAGAGCAGCAATGA
- a CDS encoding aldo/keto reductase family protein, whose product MEFRYLGNSGLKISEITYGNWLTHGSQVENDVAKQCVQAALDCGITTFDTADVYANTKAETVLGEALKGQRRQSLEIFTKVYWPTGPGGPNDSGLSRKHIMESIDGSLSRLQTDYVDLYQAHRFDTETPLEETMQAFADVVRAGKALYIGVSEWTADQLRAGHALARELGIGLISSQPQYSMLWRVIEDEVVPASRELGVGQIVWSPIAQGVLSGKYLPGQQPPAGSRATDTNGGADMIRRFMTDDVLNRVQALKPIAEELELTMAQLAVAWVLQNDNVSAALVGASRPEQVQENVKAAGVTISDEAMKRIDEALGDVVVRDPAKTAQNAPDRRPS is encoded by the coding sequence ATGGAATTTCGATACCTAGGAAACAGCGGACTCAAGATCTCGGAGATCACCTACGGCAACTGGCTGACCCACGGCTCCCAGGTCGAGAACGACGTGGCCAAGCAGTGCGTCCAGGCTGCCCTGGACTGCGGGATCACCACCTTCGACACCGCCGACGTCTACGCCAACACCAAGGCAGAGACAGTGCTGGGCGAGGCGCTCAAGGGCCAGCGCCGCCAGTCACTGGAGATCTTCACCAAGGTGTATTGGCCGACCGGCCCCGGCGGCCCGAACGACTCCGGCCTGTCCCGCAAGCACATCATGGAGTCCATCGACGGCTCGTTGAGCCGGTTGCAGACCGACTACGTCGACCTGTACCAGGCGCATCGCTTCGACACCGAGACCCCGCTGGAAGAGACCATGCAGGCCTTCGCCGACGTGGTCCGGGCCGGCAAGGCCCTCTATATCGGCGTCAGCGAGTGGACCGCGGACCAGCTGCGGGCCGGTCACGCGCTGGCTCGCGAGCTCGGCATCGGCCTGATCTCCAGCCAGCCGCAGTACTCGATGCTGTGGCGGGTGATCGAGGACGAGGTGGTGCCGGCCTCCCGGGAGCTCGGCGTCGGCCAGATCGTCTGGTCCCCGATCGCCCAGGGCGTGCTGAGCGGCAAGTACCTGCCGGGGCAGCAGCCGCCGGCCGGCTCGCGGGCCACCGACACCAACGGCGGCGCCGACATGATCCGGCGGTTCATGACCGACGACGTGCTCAACCGGGTGCAGGCGCTCAAGCCGATCGCCGAGGAGCTGGAGCTGACGATGGCTCAGCTGGCAGTGGCCTGGGTGCTGCAGAACGACAATGTCTCGGCCGCCCTGGTGGGCGCCTCGCGTCCGGAGCAGGTGCAGGAGAACGTCAAGGCCGCCGGTGTGACGATTTCCGACGAGGCGATGAAGCGGATCGACGAGGCGCTGGGCGACGTGGTCGTGCGCGACCCGGCCAAGACCGCCCAGAACGCTCCGGACCGCCGACCCAGCTGA
- a CDS encoding RES family NAD+ phosphorylase yields the protein MDSLAVLVAACPRADVGGTWQRHVAARYATQALDGRRGTGRWSTKDGFPVLYLGRPTDSVIVEAYRHLVDPVEDEQMLAYLEPRALVTCTVEVTDLLDLREAASRMQLDLPFDILRSATSDSDAYARCRAVAQVAHQIGLHGVVTPAATGIGDTLALFTDVLPVAQRPTRSAVDTAWDRLPADPRHVPPRHLRVVDTGL from the coding sequence ATGGACTCCCTCGCCGTCCTCGTCGCCGCATGTCCGCGAGCCGATGTGGGCGGGACCTGGCAACGCCACGTCGCCGCGCGCTACGCCACCCAGGCCCTTGACGGACGGCGTGGCACCGGGCGATGGAGTACGAAGGACGGGTTTCCCGTCCTCTACCTGGGCCGCCCTACCGACTCAGTGATCGTCGAGGCTTATCGACACCTCGTCGACCCTGTCGAGGACGAACAGATGCTTGCCTACCTCGAACCACGCGCTCTGGTGACGTGCACCGTTGAAGTCACAGACCTGTTAGACCTTCGGGAAGCGGCCAGCCGTATGCAGCTGGACCTGCCATTCGACATCCTTCGCTCGGCAACCTCGGACAGCGATGCCTATGCCCGCTGTAGGGCTGTCGCCCAGGTTGCTCACCAGATCGGCCTGCACGGCGTCGTCACTCCCGCCGCCACAGGAATCGGAGACACACTCGCTCTATTCACCGATGTCCTTCCGGTCGCGCAGCGACCAACACGCTCCGCGGTCGACACGGCCTGGGACCGATTGCCGGCCGATCCACGCCACGTGCCGCCACGCCACCTTCGGGTCGTCGATACCGGCCTCTGA
- a CDS encoding DUF3043 domain-containing protein, with translation MNPLRRKAAAAETVTEVPTAPEPEPGPASARAPKGRPTPKRRTNSIPPPPAPKTRKEAAAWQKQQGSKAKVAGQKKLTATEYREAVKAGDPRVLPRRDQGPVRALARDYVDSRRMASNYLLLLFPLMLVGYAIPTLQILTLGLFGLLLAEWIFTGSRIRKLAVSRGLQSRESAVSLGFYAGSRAYFRRSWRRPLPRVELGDEI, from the coding sequence GTGAACCCGCTCCGCCGCAAGGCAGCCGCCGCCGAGACCGTGACCGAAGTTCCGACCGCCCCGGAGCCCGAGCCCGGCCCGGCCTCGGCGCGCGCGCCGAAGGGACGTCCGACCCCCAAGCGCCGGACGAACTCCATACCGCCGCCCCCGGCGCCCAAGACCCGCAAGGAAGCCGCCGCCTGGCAGAAGCAGCAGGGCAGCAAGGCCAAGGTCGCCGGCCAGAAGAAGCTGACCGCCACCGAGTACCGCGAGGCGGTCAAGGCCGGCGACCCCCGGGTGCTGCCCCGCCGCGACCAGGGCCCGGTGCGCGCCCTGGCCCGGGACTACGTCGACTCGCGCCGGATGGCGTCGAACTACCTGCTGCTGCTGTTCCCGCTGATGCTGGTCGGCTACGCCATCCCGACGCTGCAGATCCTGACCCTGGGGCTGTTCGGCCTGCTGCTGGCCGAATGGATCTTCACCGGCTCCAGGATCCGCAAGCTGGCGGTGTCACGTGGCCTGCAGAGCAGGGAGTCCGCCGTGTCGCTGGGCTTCTACGCCGGCAGCCGGGCCTACTTCCGGCGCAGCTGGCGGCGTCCGCTGCCCCGGGTCGAGCTGGGCGACGAGATCTGA
- the nadA gene encoding quinolinate synthase NadA, translated as MTSVDGYKNAYVSAGAGGSTHVRDLQAEAAGSSVEAAGSSARALLLLGRGSDPDSERGVDCPGELPAASDPDLVERARAAKAALGDKVFILGHHYQRDEVIQFADVTGDSFKLARDAAARPEADYIVFCGVHFMAESADILTGENQRVLLPDLAAGCSMADMARDFQVLDCWDALTDAGIAGQTVPVTYMNSSAAIKAFTGERGGLVCTSSNAERALRWAFDQHPDGEGKVLFLPDQHLGRNTAVRQLGLSLDDCVVYNPYKPNGGLTVEELRRARVILWRGHCSVHGRFTAEQVAQVRERVPGVQVLVHPECTYEVVSAADLVGSTEYIIRTIEAAPAGSAWAIGTELNLVRRLAESHPDKVITFLESTVCYCATMNRIDLPHLVHTLESLVRGEVVNQITVEPTVARNARLALDRMLALPELLPAAPLPT; from the coding sequence GTGACCAGCGTTGATGGGTACAAGAATGCATACGTCTCAGCCGGGGCGGGCGGTTCAACACACGTTCGTGACCTTCAGGCTGAGGCGGCCGGCTCCTCGGTTGAGGCGGCCGGCTCCTCGGCGCGGGCCCTGCTGCTGCTCGGGCGGGGCAGCGACCCGGACTCCGAGCGCGGGGTGGACTGCCCCGGTGAGCTGCCGGCGGCCTCGGATCCCGATCTCGTCGAGCGGGCCCGGGCGGCCAAGGCGGCCCTGGGTGACAAGGTGTTCATCCTGGGCCACCACTACCAGCGCGACGAGGTCATCCAGTTCGCCGACGTCACCGGGGACTCCTTCAAGCTCGCCCGGGACGCCGCGGCCCGCCCCGAAGCCGACTACATCGTCTTCTGCGGGGTGCACTTCATGGCCGAGTCGGCCGACATCCTGACCGGTGAGAACCAGCGGGTGCTGCTGCCCGACCTGGCTGCCGGCTGCTCGATGGCCGACATGGCACGCGACTTCCAGGTGCTGGACTGCTGGGATGCCCTGACCGACGCCGGCATCGCCGGGCAGACCGTGCCGGTCACCTACATGAACTCCTCGGCCGCGATCAAGGCCTTCACCGGCGAGCGCGGCGGGCTGGTCTGCACCTCGTCCAACGCCGAGCGGGCGCTGCGCTGGGCCTTCGACCAGCACCCGGACGGCGAGGGAAAGGTGCTGTTCCTGCCCGACCAGCACCTGGGGCGCAACACCGCGGTGCGCCAGCTGGGCCTGAGCCTGGACGACTGCGTGGTCTACAACCCGTACAAGCCCAACGGCGGGCTCACCGTCGAGGAGCTGCGGCGGGCCCGGGTGATCCTGTGGCGCGGGCACTGCTCGGTGCACGGCCGGTTCACCGCCGAGCAGGTCGCCCAGGTGCGTGAGCGGGTGCCCGGGGTGCAGGTGCTGGTGCATCCCGAGTGCACCTACGAGGTGGTCAGCGCGGCCGACCTGGTCGGTTCCACCGAATACATCATCAGGACCATCGAGGCGGCGCCGGCCGGTTCGGCCTGGGCGATCGGCACCGAGCTGAACCTGGTGCGCCGGCTGGCCGAGTCGCACCCGGACAAGGTGATCACCTTCCTGGAGTCCACCGTCTGCTACTGCGCCACCATGAACCGGATCGACCTGCCGCACCTGGTGCACACTCTGGAGTCACTGGTGCGCGGCGAGGTGGTCAACCAGATCACCGTCGAGCCGACGGTGGCCCGCAACGCCCGGCTGGCGCTGGACCGGATGCTGGCGCTGCCCGAGCTGCTGCCGGCCGCCCCGCTCCCGACCTGA
- a CDS encoding DoxX family protein, with protein MRTARMRSADEPAVRTEPVRDPRRIRANGWPVLPLRLFLGALFCFAGYAKFSYPGFFDEGSRNGFQSAARAASEGTPLSGLMSPLVDNPSVFGHITAISEIAIGLGLIVGLLTRIAALAGMVLVTSILLSVNWTGVKEYTGSSGWFTAVDLAIAAALSIFLLGGSGPLALDNLFIRARDRQRARDEAEPSFRDSDIDDSRRRLQGDPAYGAAGATTQMPVAGGYRDGDRDDLDHPGRDRPGDRGATGYRPEDRDTTSYRPEGGGTTSYRPEGSGTTSYRPEGGGATSYRAEDHGGEGLRPADRGEAGYRTGRQDEEYRDDPEPETNSLWTEGRRGPDQPPADQPPRRDSEPPRRDPEPPGRADR; from the coding sequence ATGCGCACAGCTCGAATGCGATCGGCGGACGAACCGGCCGTCCGGACCGAACCAGTCCGTGACCCGCGCCGGATCCGCGCCAACGGCTGGCCGGTGCTGCCGCTGAGGCTCTTCCTGGGCGCCCTGTTCTGCTTCGCCGGCTATGCCAAGTTCAGCTATCCCGGCTTCTTCGACGAGGGCTCGCGCAACGGCTTCCAGTCGGCAGCGCGCGCGGCCAGCGAGGGGACCCCGCTCAGTGGCCTGATGAGCCCGCTGGTGGACAACCCGTCGGTGTTCGGTCACATCACCGCCATCTCCGAGATCGCCATCGGCCTGGGCCTGATCGTCGGCCTGCTGACCCGGATAGCGGCGCTGGCGGGCATGGTCCTGGTCACCTCGATCCTGCTGAGCGTCAACTGGACCGGCGTCAAGGAGTACACCGGCTCCAGCGGCTGGTTCACCGCCGTCGACCTGGCGATCGCCGCCGCGTTGTCGATCTTCCTGCTGGGCGGCTCGGGGCCGCTCGCGCTGGACAACCTGTTCATCAGGGCCCGCGATCGGCAGCGGGCCCGCGACGAGGCCGAGCCCAGCTTCCGGGACTCCGACATCGACGACTCCCGCCGCCGGCTGCAGGGTGACCCGGCCTACGGCGCCGCGGGTGCCACCACCCAGATGCCGGTCGCCGGCGGCTACCGCGACGGCGACCGCGATGACCTGGACCACCCCGGCCGGGACCGTCCCGGGGACCGCGGTGCGACCGGTTACCGCCCCGAGGACCGCGACACGACCAGCTACCGGCCCGAGGGCGGCGGGACGACCAGCTACCGCCCCGAGGGGAGTGGCACGACCAGTTACCGTCCCGAGGGCGGCGGCGCCACCAGCTACCGCGCTGAGGACCACGGCGGGGAGGGTCTGCGGCCGGCGGATCGCGGCGAGGCCGGCTACCGCACCGGCCGGCAGGACGAGGAGTACCGCGACGACCCCGAGCCCGAGACCAACTCGCTGTGGACCGAGGGCCGGCGAGGTCCGGACCAGCCGCCGGCCGACCAACCGCCGCGTCGCGACTCCGAGCCGCCGCGTCGCGACCCCGAGCCGCCGGGCAGGGCCGACCGCTAG
- a CDS encoding iron-sulfur cluster assembly accessory protein, translated as MTSTEISITTADTAVGAPVVLSEAAALKVRELLDGEGRDDLRLRVAVQPGGCAGMQYQLFFDERALDGDVTIDQPIEGAGTVPLVVDRASVPLLAGATISYTDTIEKQGFEIDNPNAGGGCACGNSFCG; from the coding sequence ATGACTTCCACTGAGATCTCGATCACCACCGCGGACACCGCCGTCGGGGCTCCCGTCGTGCTGTCAGAGGCCGCGGCGCTGAAGGTTCGCGAACTGCTGGACGGCGAAGGCCGCGACGACCTGCGGCTGCGGGTCGCCGTGCAGCCCGGCGGCTGCGCCGGCATGCAGTACCAGCTGTTCTTCGACGAGCGCGCCCTCGACGGCGACGTCACGATCGACCAGCCCATCGAGGGCGCGGGCACCGTTCCGCTGGTGGTCGACCGGGCCAGCGTGCCGCTGCTCGCCGGAGCCACCATCAGCTACACCGACACCATCGAGAAGCAGGGTTTCGAGATCGACAACCCGAACGCCGGCGGCGGTTGCGCCTGCGGTAACTCTTTCTGCGGCTAG
- a CDS encoding carbohydrate kinase family protein, with protein sequence MPVLLSGSIATDHLMHFPGRFAEQLLADQLHQVSLSFLVDDLVVRRGGVAANIAYGMGQLGERPVLVGAVGQDFADYRAWLERNGVDCDSVYVSEAHHTARFVCTTDEDMCQIASFYAGAMSEARNIELRPAVERTGAELIVISADDPQGMVRHSVEARERGYRFAADPSQQIARMSGDELRSLVEGAELLFTNDYEKSLLESKTGWSDADVLAQVNVQVTTHGKNGADITGRDLERVHVPVAKERAKVDPTGVGDGFRAGLLAGRTWGLSWERSAQVGSLLATLVLETVGTQEYVVKAHEFADRLAESYGDDAAAEVLPLLTR encoded by the coding sequence ATGCCCGTTCTCCTCTCCGGCTCCATCGCCACCGACCACCTGATGCACTTTCCGGGCCGGTTCGCCGAGCAGTTGCTGGCCGACCAGCTGCACCAGGTGTCGCTGAGCTTCCTGGTCGATGACCTGGTGGTCCGGCGGGGTGGCGTCGCCGCCAACATCGCCTACGGCATGGGCCAGCTTGGCGAGCGGCCGGTGCTGGTTGGGGCGGTCGGCCAGGACTTCGCCGACTACCGGGCCTGGCTCGAGCGTAACGGCGTGGACTGCGACTCGGTGTACGTCTCAGAGGCGCACCACACCGCCCGGTTCGTGTGCACCACCGATGAGGACATGTGCCAGATCGCCTCGTTCTACGCCGGGGCCATGAGCGAGGCCCGCAACATCGAGCTGCGCCCCGCGGTCGAGCGCACCGGCGCCGAGCTCATCGTGATCAGCGCCGATGACCCGCAGGGCATGGTGCGGCACTCGGTCGAGGCCCGCGAGCGGGGGTACCGGTTCGCCGCCGACCCGTCCCAGCAGATCGCTCGGATGAGCGGTGATGAGCTGCGCTCGCTGGTCGAGGGCGCGGAGTTGCTGTTCACCAACGACTACGAGAAGAGCCTGCTGGAGTCCAAGACCGGCTGGAGCGACGCCGACGTGCTGGCCCAGGTGAACGTCCAGGTGACCACCCACGGCAAGAACGGCGCCGACATCACCGGCCGTGACCTGGAGCGGGTGCACGTCCCGGTCGCCAAGGAGCGCGCCAAGGTCGACCCGACCGGGGTCGGCGACGGCTTCCGGGCCGGCCTGCTCGCCGGGCGCACCTGGGGGCTGTCGTGGGAGCGCTCGGCCCAGGTCGGCAGCCTGCTTGCCACCCTGGTGCTGGAGACCGTCGGCACCCAGGAGTACGTGGTCAAGGCGCACGAGTTCGCCGACCGGCTCGCCGAGTCCTACGGCGACGACGCGGCCGCCGAAGTCCTGCCGCTGCTCACCCGCTGA
- a CDS encoding PfkB family carbohydrate kinase, which yields MIGHSARTGWSEAELLSQVSVQITTHGKNGADITGRDLERVHIPVAKERAKVDPTGVGDGFRAGLLTGRTRG from the coding sequence GTGATCGGGCACTCGGCGAGGACCGGCTGGAGCGAGGCCGAGTTGCTGTCCCAGGTCAGCGTCCAGATCACCACCCACGGTAAGAACGGGGCCGACATCACCGGCCGTGACCTGGAGCGGGTGCACATCCCGGTCGCCAAGGAGCGCGCCAAGGTGGACCCGACCGGCGTCGGCGACGGCTTTAGGGCCGGCCTGCTCACCGGGCGCACGCGCGGCTAA
- a CDS encoding phytanoyl-CoA dioxygenase family protein, whose amino-acid sequence MILSDNEVTRFWRDGFLHKAKVIPAQVIDAVAADARRILPADDLRHVNVPTPLGIRVARAMAASVAVARTVTDPCLLTAIGQLVQSSVFVHPRWILRVSMPRVHGRFSMPPHQDFPFTQGALDTITCWIPLHEVPEESSPLMFVARSHQRGLWPIDHTRQRPVCDVSALDRVKWEVVPCAVGDIVLFHSLTVHASRRATDGLSRVSIDARYQATHDHISPVELTPMTDMQDVAVLQRDHGLAQRAADIGLRLRGPVPTDVLDVDLHESRLAERTTPREP is encoded by the coding sequence GTGATCCTGTCCGATAACGAGGTCACGCGATTCTGGCGTGACGGATTCCTGCACAAGGCGAAGGTGATTCCGGCGCAGGTCATCGATGCCGTCGCTGCGGATGCCCGTCGGATACTGCCCGCCGACGACTTGCGCCACGTCAACGTCCCGACTCCTCTAGGGATCCGAGTCGCGCGCGCCATGGCAGCATCCGTTGCCGTCGCTCGGACGGTCACCGACCCGTGCTTGCTCACTGCTATCGGTCAGCTGGTGCAGAGTTCGGTATTCGTCCATCCACGCTGGATCCTTCGCGTTTCGATGCCGCGCGTGCATGGCCGATTCTCCATGCCACCACACCAGGACTTTCCTTTCACACAGGGTGCGTTGGACACGATCACCTGTTGGATCCCGTTGCATGAGGTTCCGGAGGAGTCCTCACCGCTGATGTTCGTTGCGCGGTCGCATCAGCGCGGGTTGTGGCCGATCGATCACACCCGGCAGCGCCCGGTGTGCGACGTCTCTGCTCTCGATCGCGTCAAGTGGGAAGTGGTTCCCTGCGCCGTTGGCGACATCGTGTTGTTCCACTCGCTCACCGTCCACGCGTCCCGGCGTGCGACTGACGGGCTGTCCCGGGTGTCCATTGACGCGAGGTACCAGGCGACGCATGATCACATCAGCCCGGTTGAACTCACTCCCATGACCGACATGCAGGACGTCGCCGTCCTACAGCGCGATCATGGCCTCGCTCAGCGTGCCGCCGACATCGGGCTGCGCCTGCGCGGACCAGTGCCTACCGACGTGTTAGACGTCGACCTACACGAGTCGCGGCTCGCCGAGCGGACCACCCCACGCGAGCCATAA
- a CDS encoding nitroreductase family protein → MNTRERIVLSPWRLQGDGEVGDEDFDEIWIRHNWGRPREFLRAVAAQRRDGNGAALSELTVRGLDGLGRDDLRRVLERRSVRRFDRAPVAASAWQALEELLRHAALDLPQLKVVLLAQAIEDVPRGVLTVPVESHDRPSGPARPTGQSLAAATHGQSWIQGTGGVLFFCIDYGHQRYDEAERAGLHYVQDLRTIGRVAQAVIVRASALGLGTCVTPAFDEAAVTRLLAMPDDWEPLYLLKFGNPRDPVR, encoded by the coding sequence ATGAACACGCGCGAGCGAATCGTACTGAGCCCGTGGCGATTGCAGGGGGATGGCGAGGTTGGAGACGAGGATTTCGATGAAATTTGGATTCGTCACAACTGGGGACGACCGCGTGAGTTCCTCCGCGCAGTGGCAGCACAGCGACGCGACGGCAACGGAGCGGCGCTCTCGGAACTGACTGTGCGGGGGTTGGACGGCCTCGGCCGAGACGACCTGCGACGAGTCCTTGAACGTCGATCGGTCCGACGGTTCGATCGGGCGCCTGTCGCGGCCTCGGCGTGGCAGGCGCTCGAGGAGTTGCTGCGCCACGCAGCGCTCGACCTTCCGCAGCTCAAGGTCGTCCTGCTCGCCCAAGCGATCGAGGATGTCCCGCGAGGCGTTCTCACCGTGCCGGTCGAATCCCACGATCGGCCATCCGGCCCAGCGCGACCGACCGGGCAGTCGCTGGCGGCCGCGACACATGGTCAATCGTGGATACAGGGCACCGGGGGTGTGCTTTTCTTCTGCATCGACTATGGCCACCAGCGCTACGACGAGGCCGAGCGCGCCGGTTTGCACTACGTCCAAGACCTGCGCACGATCGGGCGCGTCGCTCAAGCCGTCATCGTCCGCGCGTCAGCGTTGGGTCTGGGCACCTGCGTGACACCTGCCTTCGACGAGGCCGCGGTCACCCGGCTGCTTGCCATGCCCGACGATTGGGAACCGCTGTATTTGCTCAAGTTCGGCAACCCCCGTGATCCTGTCCGATAA